The following are encoded in a window of Magnolia sinica isolate HGM2019 chromosome 11, MsV1, whole genome shotgun sequence genomic DNA:
- the LOC131218739 gene encoding uncharacterized protein LOC131218739, which translates to MEIHKKTVCITQNKKIFVQTEKVATRGRTTGSGGKGRQPSQNPHQNRNIHQNSGQNRQRLEAGGTQSLALRAAAHVQNSGRVVQHSAAPRGNGSGGGRGSGGGQGGGGAHHVARQSSSNQAVKIAARATTGASGRASGHTANSISVTLRGSSTKSATHFPGASQSHSSNKCFAHISLRQGHH; encoded by the exons ATGGAGATTCATAAAAAAACAGTT TGCATCACGCAGAACAAAAAAATCTTCGTTCAAACGGAGAAAGTCGCTACCAGAGGCAGGACTACAGGCTCTGGAGGGAAGGGCAGACAGCCATCACAAAACCCACATCAGAATCGTAATATCCACCAGAATTCAGGGCAGAACCGCCAGCGTCTAGAAGCCGGTGGGACCCAGTCACTCGCGCTGAGGGCGGCGGCTCATGTTCAGAATTCCGGCAGGGTTGTGCAACACTCTGCGGCGCCTAGAGGGAATGGCAGCGGTGGCGGGAGAGGTTCTGGTGGTGGCCAGGGaggcggtggggcccaccatgtggccCGCCAATCGAGTTCGAATCAGGCTGTGAAGATTGCCGCACGCG CCACAACAGGAGCCTCGGGACGGGCAAGCGGACACACTGCCAATTCCATTTCGGTGACACTTAGAGGATCATCTACAAAATCCGCCACACATTTCCCTGGTGCAAGCCAATCTCACTCGTCCAACAAGTGCTTTGCGCATATCTCGTTGC gacaAGGACACCATTAG